Genomic window (Pradoshia sp. D12):
GCGCTTTTCCTTCAGATTATGTTCCAATTCAATAGCATGATCAAAATGATCCTCAATGGCTCTTTTGCCCTTACCTGTCACGATGATAATATCTTCAATCCCAGATGCAACGGCTTCTTCGACTATGTATTGAATCGTCGGTTTATTTACAATTGGCAACATCTCTTTTGGCATCGCCTTTGTGGCCGGTAAAAATCTAGTTCCAAGACCTGCTGCAGGTATGATTGCTTTCTTGATTTTTTTCATATGAATCCCCTTTATCATCAGTTTAATCATTCATTCTATAAGATTAATACTCCACATACCGATATATTCCTATATAAATAAAAAAACATTCTGCCTTGATCAGTTTGTTTCGAAGCAAGCAGGATGGTACCGTTATTAAATAGTAATGATAACTCCTGGTACAGTTTGGCGTGATTGAATCTTGTCCTTCACTTAGATCATTTGCAACTCTCTTTTATTTCCATATTATATTGAGATGCAATGTTTTACAGATTTGATTCCTTATATTTGTTATAGGAGCTTATTGGGTAATTAGAAGGGTAAAGTCATGCAAAAAGAATACTGGAATCCGACAGGTACATAATATGAAAAATGTAATATTAACCATCACAAAAACTACATTGACAGTAACTTTAATATATTGATATCGTTAAATTTGAAATAATAAATAAAAATATTTTTTCCTACATTTTGACAAAATGCGACTTTGGTCCCTGTTTTATATTTAATACATTTTGTACCATTATATTAAACGTCGAAATAGCAAAACCAGCGAAAACTGGTGACGCAAAACTTAAGGGACTAAAGCTTATCCATGCTAAGTCAGCCAGTTACCGAAACGAGGAGGCACGAAATTGAATTACTATCAAACTCCTGAGGAAATGTACAGAAAAAGAAAACTAAAAAAGACTGCAACCTATGCAGGCCTAATTGTAGTAGCTGTCGGAATCATTTTAGGATTACAGGTGCTGCTATACAATATGTAAGAAGAATGGAGCATAAATTCCATTCTTTTTTCATTCACCTTACCATTTAATAGCAAACATTCTTCCAATATGACTTGCTTAGTAATTATGTAGTAAAACAGCGGAGAAATCTTAATCAATTTCTCCGCTGTTTTTTTAAAGAATAAAATATATGAACTTTATCCGCTTTACTTCACCACTATTTTCGTACTCTTACTTACATTCCCAGCCTTATCCTTTACTGATACATACAAGGCTTTATTTTTCTTTTGTTTTGGAATTTTTATTTTATATTTACCATATTTGTTGGTGGTTGCTGTTCCAATTACCTTTTTTCCGGCTTTGACCGTAACCGTTGAATGCTTTTCTGCAGTACCGGTTACAGTTGTGTGCGTCCTCTTGACTGTATTTACCTTCGGCTTAGCTGGTGCTGTTTTGTCGATTGTAAATTTGACTTTGGTTTTATTTCCAGCTGAGTCTGTCACAGTCAATGTATATGTCTTTGCATGTTTAACTGTAGACCCACTTTTAAATGCCACTTTATTTAATGTTGCTTTTCCTTCATTAAAAGTAATTTTGACATTTTTTCTATAATGAGCATTATTTTTAACCCCTGATATCTTCGGGGCTGTTTTATCAATTGTGAACTTCACGGTTGTTTTGTTTCCGGCTGTGTCTGTCACTATTAAAGTGTATCTTCCAGCAGCTTTAATGAACGTTCCACTCTTAAATGCTTTTCCATTCAGGCTTGCTTTTCCTTCATTAAATACGACTTTAACATTTTTATTATAGAACGCATTGTTCTTAACTCCTGTTACCTTTGGAGCCGTTTTATCAATTGTGAACTTCACGGTTGTTTTGTTTCCGGCTATGTCGGTCACTGTTAAAGTGTATTTTCCAGCAGCTTTAATGAACGTTCCACTCTTAAATGCTTTTCCATTCAGACTTGCTTTGCCTTCATTAAATACAACTTTAACATTTTTATTATAGGACGCATTGTTCTTAACTCCTGTTATCTTTGGAGCCGTCTTATCTATCGTAAATTTCACGGTTGTTTTGTTTCCGGCTGTATCAGTTACAATCAGTGTATATACACCTGCCGCTTTGACAACAGTCCCGTCCTTAAATGCTTTTCCATTCAGCATTGCGGCGCCTTCATTAAAAGTAATCGTCACATCTTTATTATAATAACCATTATTTGATATACCATTTACTTGTGGGGGACTTTGATCAGCTGGTATAACCGTAACAGTAAAGTCGATTGAACGATTTCCATATGAAACGGATAAGGTTTGTTCACCCAGATTGTAAGGGAAAAATTTTCTCGTAAGCATTTCAGGAGTTACCTGAACCTCATATGTCCTTAGGAAATTTGAATCAACCTCAAGTACAGCACCCGTTAAGTCAAGCTGTTCACCTTCCACATAAACTTGCTTCAATGGGAGACTTTTAAACTTAATGTTTTCTGTTTTTTCAAGAGCTGCAAACTCTGGATCTACCAGAACTGGAAATGGATAATGATCATTCGCCCCCATTTTCCATACCCTATTAAAATCGAAACCTTCGAAGGTGGAAGGATCTTTTAACTCTTCAGCTTCGCGGAAATATGGATCTCCTGTTACTTTGTTTTGTAAACTATTGTAATAATAACTGGATGATAGATCTGTATCAGATACACTGTCTATTAATCCACCAGCCCTAGGACCACTCAATGAGCTTTTCTCTACCTTACCAATACTATAGGCTCTTAAAATCTCAGAGGATGTTGCTGTACTTGATAAAGCACCGGCACTCGGTGGACCGCTCCAACTACCAGCATAAATGTTTCCTAAATTGTAGGCATCAATGAGCTGACTCCTTATTAGCAATCCACTTACTCCTCCAGAGCACGCCTCATAAAAATTAGATTTGGCTTTAACTTTTCCACTGTTATATACTTTTTTAATACTTGAATCTATAGCAGTACCGAGTAATCCTCCAGTATAACTCTCATAGTCTAGTGATTCGGCGTATATGTCACCTATATTTCCACTATTTGATAGGTCACTATTAGAAATTTGTCCAGCTATTCCGCCAGTATAAATGATATATCTCGATCTCAAAGAAATGTTATTGTTAACAGTGATTCCTGATATTTTTGAATCGGTAATAACTCCGGCTAATCCACCGGCATAGACCATCTTCTTAACATTGCTTCTGCTAATCTTAATCTTACTATCAAGTACCTTAACATCCTTTATATTTGAAAAGGCAACATATCCAAATAATCCAGCTGTTATTTCCTTATCAGCAATCATATCAATATTCATACCGGATATGGTGTACCCATTACCATTCAGTGAACCTGCAAATGGAACAGCGGCTGTTCCGATTGGCTCATATGCCGAGATAGGCGATAGATTAATATCATTCACAAGCTCAAAAAAGGAATTTTCCTTTCCTCTAATCGCTTGTAAATGTTCCGGTTTTGAAATTTTATAAGGACTAAACGCAGTTCCCATCCCACCGGCAAAATCTGTGGTGTTCTCACTAAGTTGTAATTGAGTTGATCTGAGTTTTGGAAAGGGATACATAGACTCCTCATCCATTATCCAAACATTTTCAAAATCAAATCCTTGATAGGTTGATTGTTCTTTCAATTGCTCAACAGTTCTGGATAGCTCATCACTGGATGACTCGGAGAGATGATCCTTATGATAATAACTATTTACTACCTTTGGATTTCCCTTCGAAAGAACACCGGTCGTACTATCACACACTTTACCAAAAATAACCAATCTGCCAATACTATAACTATTTATAATTGAGGAAGAGCTATTCGCAATACCAGATAGAGTCCCTGCTGTTAGGTACCCATTCATTTTAGGTTTATTTGCCGTTATATTTCCATAGCTAAAACTATTCTTGATCGTAGAGTTCGTCATATGCCCTGCCAGACCGCCAACAAAGATATTACTTCTCTTGGTTGTTATAGTTACTCCACTATAAGCATTTTCAATATAAGAGTCCGTAATCTTACCTACAAGGCCGCCATAATACGCGTTATCGTAGGCTGTGCTATCCACGTTAATCGCACTTTCAATAATTCCAATATTTTCAAAGACCGCTTGCTTCGCAGCTCCAAAGAGTCCTACATAACCATTACGGTCCTTAATCTGAAGCCCCGATATATTAAAACCATTTCCATCAAGTATTCCTGTAAAAGGATTCCCCTCGTTCCCAATTGGCTCCCAACCAGCTCCGTTATGGTAATACTCCCCATCTTTAGATACAATCTGCGTGAGGTCTATATCATTCATTAAAATATAATGACCACTTAAATCATTACGGATATTATGTAAATCTTCCGGATTATAAATACCAATAAACCCTTCAGGTACTTTTTGTTGAATTGCGGAAGCCTCTGATTTTCCAACGATCAACAAAAAGCTCACTAAGAAAAGAATAAAGATCATTTTGAAATTCTTCACGTACAGCCACTCCTATAAAACCAAAATTGCATACACCTTTTAGTAATACATAAAATAATTTTAAAAACGTCTATATTATACTACAAAATTAACGCCATCATTATTTAACTATATATTTCTACTTTTGTTTACAAATACACTACGAATTTCAATAATGTTTACATTAATTAACCCAAAAATAAATCCTCCATAATAAATGGAAGATTTAAATTGTACCAGGCTTATAAAATGTTGAATTGATTACTGATAAAAAGGGCTTCTCTCCATAAATATGTAAGTTAGTCACAACAATCACCAAGACTTATATATGATTTGCTATTTCAACACAGCAATTCTTTCACGGTATTTTTCAACTAACTGCTCGTTATGTTGATCTGCTCCATCAATGTTTCCACTCAGGAAGATTGGCGGATCAAAGTTATTATCAGCCTTTATTTTAACTGATTCTGCTAGGATCGCATTAATAATAACTACGCCAACTACAGTTGATGTGGGACCAAAAGGGATGTCAACCTTTTCATACGTAAGAACAGCATCTCCCTTTGTTGAGTAATTATCAATGACTAAATCTACAGAATTAAATAAATGGCTGCCGCTTTTATGACTTGAAGGCTGGCTCTTTGAAAATTCCATAGATGTAATTCCAATAACAAAGTCGCCTTTTGCTTTTGCCTCTCTTGCCACATCGACTGGAACCGGATTACGTCCAGAATTAGAAATCACAAACATTACATCGTCTTTACAAATATCTTGATCCTTCATAAATTGGGTAGCCAAGTCATTTTTCTGTTCTAATTGAGAAGAGCCAAGAGCACCTTCATGAAGCATTCGTGGCTCGGGACAAGTCCTCCGGCTCTGTAGCAAACTTCTTCAGTGATAATGTGTGAGTGGCCACAAACAAAAAAGCTGAACAATTCCATTATTTTGTATTGCTTCGGCTACTCTTACAGCTGCTTCTCTCATTTTTATCATTTCATTCTTTTGAACAAGCTCAATCTTTTCCTTAGCCTTTTCAAAATATTGTATTAACATATTTCATTACCCCTTATCATGTAGATAATTTTCTGTCTCATCAAAAATTGTTCTTCAATATTTGATTGTATAAATTATGAAACTCAATCATATTAAAGCTTTCCTAAATATAAACTACCTGGTTTAGAAAAATCTGTTCCCAGTCCAAACTTAATACAATGAATAATGAAAAGAGCTTGTCTCAGTTAACATAAATCACCAGGTTATGATTCTCTTAACAAGCTTGGAATTTCTCTGTAGATTAGTCTATTTCTTCCTTTATTTTAACTATTCTGGAACTTTTTTTGATATATTAAATGAAGAAAGAAGATCGTAAAAAAATGGTGAAAGTAATCCTAACGCAGAATTTCCAGAATTTTAATGCTGATTCTGTTGGGACGCAGGTAAAGACCCAGGATTTATAGATCTTCAGCAAATCTGAAATATATTTTAGTTGAAAGTGGGAAATGAGTATATGTGGTTCGCAAAGTTGAAGAAATATCTCTTTCAAAAGTTATATAAATTTTTCTCCGAAACTCTAATCGAAGTATTTTTTATGTTAATACTACTCCTTTTCATATTCTTTTTATTAGATTTAGATGGGCAAACCTTTTTTAATAAAATTGATATAACCGTATTTTTAGCTGTAGTAATAGCAATTATCGTTAATTCGTTTAATAATTCATTATCTAGAATACTTCGTCAAAAACTCGAAGATTGGAATAAATTGTCGGATGACTACAAACGATTAATCAAGCAATACCCTAGTCAAAAGATGGTTTCTTATAAAAATCCTCAGAAGAAATCAGTCATACATAGAATAAGGATGAAGAGCGAACAACAGAAAGTATTTCCCATTATTTTAGAAAGTATGCTGATTGATTCTAAAATCAAGATTGAAGATACCAAGAAACAATATGAATTACCAGAAATAATAAAAGAAAATTATGAAACGATTATGCAAGCCCATGAGTTTTCTGATGTGTATAATCAATTGAATATACGTTTAGATGACTACAACTATAATAAAAATTTAAATGAATTAACTTTAAAGACATCAAGAACTACATTCTTTGATTCCCTTGTAACAAATCGCGCGATGGATTTTAAATGGGGGCTAAAAAGTACAAATAGGGAATTACTAGAGTTTGGGCCATTTGTAAACCCTTTAAGTGAATCTAAGTTATCGAATCACCTAGGTTTTAATGGATTTATTGAAACCTCCGATCACAAAATAATATTTGTAAACCGCAGTAATAATGTCTCTATAGGCAAGGGCACATTAGGCAATAGTGTGGCAGCATCATTAAAAACTATGTATGCATTAAACAATGAAGAGAGAACGTTCACTCCGGAAGGATTATTAAGGAGTATGATTTTGGAAATAGATGCAGAACTAAAAATCAAAGATGACTGTTTTGAATTCTCGACAAGTAATATTATCGCTATTTATCGGGATTTAGTTGAAGGCGGTAAACCTCAATTATTATTCTATGTTAAAGTAAATAAAACCACTGAAGAGGTTAATGACAATTTCAAAAAGGCACATAAAAGGAAAGAGAAAAACCATTTACCATCCAAGCTGTCAATGGATGGAGACAAATTGGTTTTTATAGACAGAAATAAATTAACTGATCTATTTATTACTCCAGAAATGATTGTTTTTGAAGGAAAATCTTATTTAACTATGCCTAGTGCATCAGCGGCAATTGTGATTTTAATCAATTATTTAAAGGAACGAAAGAGATTACAATATGAAGATTATTGAGAAAACCATTGTAGGTAAGAGGCCTGCTCAATTGTTATGTGAAGATGGTTTGTTTATTGGAGAACATTTTATAGCGGTAATTGATGGAGTAACGTCAAAAGGAGAATTATTGTGGGAAGGGCAAACCAGCGGAGTATACGCAAAAAATCTAGTTATCGATTATTTGAAAAATGCACCCTTCGACAGTAGTGCTCAGCAATTAATAGAAGACATTAATCAGTTCTTTTATGAAGAGATAAAGAAGAAGCAAGTAGCAAATGACATAAAAGAACATTTACGTGTATCTATAATAGTGTTTAGCAAGTATCGCCAGGAGATTTGGTCTTATGGTGATTGCCAGTGTATGATCAACGGACAGTTATTTGATCACACTAAAAAAATCGATGCCCTCATTGCTAATATAAGATCGTTTACGATCCAAGCACTTCTTAAAGATGGAGTTACAATAAAAGACTTGCAAGTAAATGATATAAGCCGCCAATTAATCCTTCCATTTTTAGAGATACAGCAGCTCCTTGAGAATAGCCATGATGAATTTGGCTACCCTGTAATAAATGGAGGACGATTAATCATTGATTATTTACAAAGTTATAAAGTAAAAGCAGGCGATGAAATCGTGTTGGCTAGCGATGGGTTTCCAAGGCTGTTTTCAAGTTTAACGGAGAGTGAATCTTATTTGTCCCGAGTCATAACTGAAGATCCATTATGCTATTCACTATTTAAATCTACTAAGGGTGTATCTAAGGGGAATTACAGTTATGATGATAGGGTGTATGTAAAATTTATGTATAACTAAAGTAACTCATAAAATTGAAACTTCAAACTCTAAAACGTTATAAAACGTCATTAACATCCGACCACTGCTTTGTGCGGATTTTATGAAGATAAAAGGTGGGGAAATGAGTAAATGTTTGATTAAATAGATATATAATTTTTTTATAATGAGTATTAAAGTTATCTTTATAAAGGACCAAATGAACAATTATAATTTACCTTTGAATTTAACTACTCGCATATTCCTAGAATTACTCTCAATCAATCTTTGTTTTATGCTTTGTAGTGTTGTCTTATTTCCCCATAAAAAATGATTATGGGAAGGCTAAACAAAAGCCTTTCCATAATTATTGTTTAACATTCAAAACTTCACTATCATAACCATTCGGGTTCTTCTCTTGCCACCTCCAAGAATCCCTACACATCTCTTCAATTCCTCTTTCTGCTACCCAACCTAGTTCCTTTTTAGCTTTGGAAGGATCTGCGTAACAGATAGCTACATCTCCTGGTCTTCTATCTACGATTCGATAAGGAACTTGTCTACCTGACGCTTTCTCAAAAGCTTTTACCATTTCAAGTACACTATATCCATTACCTGTTCCTAGATTATAAGCTTCTACCCCACTACTTGACATTACCTTCTCTAGTGCTTTTAAATGTCCCATAGCCAAATCAACGACATGGATATAGTCTCTTACCCCTGTCCCATCTACAGTTGGATAATCATTTCCATATACCTGTAATTCTTTCAACTTTCCAACTGCTACTTGAGTGATATACGGCATAAGATTGTTAGGAATACCGTTTGGATCCTCTCCAATTAAACCACTTCCATGCGCCCCAATTGGATTAAAATAACGCAATAAGGCAATACTCCACGAAGGATCTGCAACGTATAAATCTCTCAAAATCTCTTCAATCATTAATTTTGTTCGACCATATGGATTCGTAGCGCTTAACGGAAATTCCTCTGAGATAGGTACTTGATCTGGCATTCCATAAACAGTTGCTGATGAACTAAATACAAGTTTCTTTACACCATACTTTTTCATCACATCACATAAAATCAATGTTCCAGAAATATTATTATGGTAGTAATGAAGTGGTATAGATACAGATTCTCCCACTGCCTTTAAACCTGCAAAATGGATAACTGCATCAATTTGGTTATTTAAAAAGACTTCCTCAACACCTTCCCTGTTAAGAAGGTCTATTTCATAAAATTTAATGTTTTCACCCGTAAGTTCTTTCACACTAGAAAGTGATTCAGGCTTGCTGTTAGAGTAGTTATCTACAATAATAATATCCTGACCAGTATTCAAAAGTTCTATACATGTATGGCTGCCGATATATCCAGCCCCTCCTGTAATTAATACCGCCACTTGGAAAAACCTCCTCTTGCTAACATTTTTTTCTTACCCGCAATATCTAAAAGAAGATATCCTTAATTATGAGTCTTGGAATCTTCTTTTTAAGCCTCACACAATGTCTCTTTTGATACTTCTCTGTTTCAATAAACCTATAAATTATTCATAGGTTAGTTATTCAAATACTTCCCTATCCGAAAAATACTTGAAATAACTTGTTTTTATTAATAATTTTTGCTTGATGTGATAGTGCATCCCATATAAACCCTAATCTATATTGAAAAGTTGTTCATTGGAAGGTCCTTTCACACTTCATTAAGCAATCATAAGTGATTTGTTAAGCCAAATTAGAGAGCTGTCTCCTTTATTGAAGACCCGATTCCTTTATAAATCTTGTTTTTTTCCGTCTCAATTCTTCCTTTTTAAATTTATGGTAGAGTTTCATCCAATTTTCACCCTTTGATATTCATGACAATCATTAATATAAACTCTCACTATTAGCCATATATAAAAACCCCAAAAGTTAGATTTTAACTCTAACATTTGAGGTCCAGTACACTATTGATATTTAATGTTCTATTTCCTTATTAATCTTAACATTTCTCTTTTTACCTTTGATAATCCCATTCTTACCTTGGAAGGGGATACTATCTTATCGTATTCACTTATAATCGGATTCATATAATTAACGAAGGCTTTAAAATCTTGGTTTTTCAACGCCGTCTTATAGGCAATAAAACTCTCCTTGTAAAGTAATTCCCTTTTCTCATAAACCTGTTTTCTCTTTGAGCTAATATTCTTGCTTGGATTCGTCCTTTTATTCGGACGCCATTCTCCCTTTTTATCCTTTAAATATAATCTATAGGCAAGACCTTCTCTTCTATGACGAATACCACTTGCCTGTGATTGATAAATTTTTTCAGTACTTATCTCGTCTAAATGAACTTTATCTAAGTTATTTTCGATAATCTTTTGTAACAATGGATTCCTAACTACTATAATATTAGTACCCA
Coding sequences:
- a CDS encoding Ig-like domain-containing protein, yielding MKNFKMIFILFLVSFLLIVGKSEASAIQQKVPEGFIGIYNPEDLHNIRNDLSGHYILMNDIDLTQIVSKDGEYYHNGAGWEPIGNEGNPFTGILDGNGFNISGLQIKDRNGYVGLFGAAKQAVFENIGIIESAINVDSTAYDNAYYGGLVGKITDSYIENAYSGVTITTKRSNIFVGGLAGHMTNSTIKNSFSYGNITANKPKMNGYLTAGTLSGIANSSSSIINSYSIGRLVIFGKVCDSTTGVLSKGNPKVVNSYYHKDHLSESSSDELSRTVEQLKEQSTYQGFDFENVWIMDEESMYPFPKLRSTQLQLSENTTDFAGGMGTAFSPYKISKPEHLQAIRGKENSFFELVNDINLSPISAYEPIGTAAVPFAGSLNGNGYTISGMNIDMIADKEITAGLFGYVAFSNIKDVKVLDSKIKISRSNVKKMVYAGGLAGVITDSKISGITVNNNISLRSRYIIYTGGIAGQISNSDLSNSGNIGDIYAESLDYESYTGGLLGTAIDSSIKKVYNSGKVKAKSNFYEACSGGVSGLLIRSQLIDAYNLGNIYAGSWSGPPSAGALSSTATSSEILRAYSIGKVEKSSLSGPRAGGLIDSVSDTDLSSSYYYNSLQNKVTGDPYFREAEELKDPSTFEGFDFNRVWKMGANDHYPFPVLVDPEFAALEKTENIKFKSLPLKQVYVEGEQLDLTGAVLEVDSNFLRTYEVQVTPEMLTRKFFPYNLGEQTLSVSYGNRSIDFTVTVIPADQSPPQVNGISNNGYYNKDVTITFNEGAAMLNGKAFKDGTVVKAAGVYTLIVTDTAGNKTTVKFTIDKTAPKITGVKNNASYNKNVKVVFNEGKASLNGKAFKSGTFIKAAGKYTLTVTDIAGNKTTVKFTIDKTAPKVTGVKNNAFYNKNVKVVFNEGKASLNGKAFKSGTFIKAAGRYTLIVTDTAGNKTTVKFTIDKTAPKISGVKNNAHYRKNVKITFNEGKATLNKVAFKSGSTVKHAKTYTLTVTDSAGNKTKVKFTIDKTAPAKPKVNTVKRTHTTVTGTAEKHSTVTVKAGKKVIGTATTNKYGKYKIKIPKQKKNKALYVSVKDKAGNVSKSTKIVVK
- a CDS encoding SIS domain-containing protein yields the protein MLQSRRTCPEPRMLHEGALGSSQLEQKNDLATQFMKDQDICKDDVMFVISNSGRNPVPVDVAREAKAKGDFVIGITSMEFSKSQPSSHKSGSHLFNSVDLVIDNYSTKGDAVLTYEKVDIPFGPTSTVVGVVIINAILAESVKIKADNNFDPPIFLSGNIDGADQHNEQLVEKYRERIAVLK
- the galE gene encoding UDP-glucose 4-epimerase GalE; this translates as MAVLITGGAGYIGSHTCIELLNTGQDIIIVDNYSNSKPESLSSVKELTGENIKFYEIDLLNREGVEEVFLNNQIDAVIHFAGLKAVGESVSIPLHYYHNNISGTLILCDVMKKYGVKKLVFSSSATVYGMPDQVPISEEFPLSATNPYGRTKLMIEEILRDLYVADPSWSIALLRYFNPIGAHGSGLIGEDPNGIPNNLMPYITQVAVGKLKELQVYGNDYPTVDGTGVRDYIHVVDLAMGHLKALEKVMSSSGVEAYNLGTGNGYSVLEMVKAFEKASGRQVPYRIVDRRPGDVAICYADPSKAKKELGWVAERGIEEMCRDSWRWQEKNPNGYDSEVLNVKQ